One Streptomyces sp. NBC_00223 genomic window carries:
- a CDS encoding phosphotransferase family protein, translated as MSETDDPPGLDLGALRRLLDRERPGLVTGELRARLVEGGRSNLTYRVTDGRSTWVVRRPPLGHVLATAHDMVREHRVISALAPTPVPVPGTVLLCEDPEVIGAPFYVMDFVAGTPYRSERELRAIGPERTRAAVLTLVDTLVDLHAVDPASVGLAGFGRPEGFLDRQLRRWGKQLDASRSRELPGVDTLHAALGKTLPDSPAPAVVHGDYRLDNVLIDDTGRLTAVLDWEMSTLGDPLTDLGLLVMYSEQHDMPPGLPATTAGAAPGHPDPRELVERYALRSRRDVSAVDWYTAFACFKLAVILEGIHYRWTLGHTLGAGFDRIGEVVPSFIDRGLRTLRSSAA; from the coding sequence ATGAGCGAGACCGACGACCCCCCGGGCCTGGACCTCGGCGCGCTGCGCCGCCTGCTCGACCGGGAGCGCCCCGGGCTGGTGACCGGCGAGCTGCGGGCCCGGCTGGTGGAGGGCGGCCGCTCCAACCTCACGTACCGCGTCACCGACGGCCGTTCCACGTGGGTGGTCCGCCGGCCGCCGCTGGGCCATGTGCTGGCCACCGCGCACGACATGGTCCGCGAGCACCGGGTGATCAGCGCGCTGGCCCCGACGCCCGTCCCGGTGCCGGGCACGGTCCTGCTGTGCGAGGACCCCGAGGTCATCGGCGCCCCCTTCTACGTGATGGACTTCGTGGCCGGGACGCCGTACCGCAGTGAGCGCGAGCTGCGGGCGATCGGGCCGGAGCGGACCCGGGCGGCCGTGCTCACACTGGTGGACACGCTGGTGGATCTGCACGCGGTGGACCCCGCGTCGGTCGGGCTGGCCGGCTTCGGGCGGCCCGAGGGCTTTCTCGACCGGCAGCTGCGGCGCTGGGGCAAGCAGCTCGACGCCTCGCGCAGCCGTGAACTGCCCGGCGTCGACACGCTGCACGCGGCCCTCGGCAAGACCCTGCCGGACTCCCCCGCGCCCGCGGTCGTGCACGGCGACTACCGGCTGGACAACGTGCTGATCGACGACACCGGTCGGCTCACCGCCGTGCTGGACTGGGAGATGTCCACCCTCGGCGACCCGCTCACCGACCTCGGGCTGCTGGTGATGTACAGCGAGCAGCACGACATGCCGCCGGGCCTGCCCGCCACCACGGCCGGCGCCGCACCCGGGCACCCGGACCCCCGCGAGCTGGTAGAGCGGTACGCGCTGCGCTCGCGGCGCGATGTGTCGGCGGTCGACTGGTACACGGCCTTCGCCTGCTTCAAGCTCGCCGTGATCCTGGAGGGCATCCACTACCGGTGGACTCTCGGCCATACCCTCGGCGCCGGCTTCGACCGTATCGGCGAGGTCGTCCCGTCCTTCATCGACCGCGGTCTGCGCACACTCCGGTCCTCGGCCGCCTGA
- a CDS encoding glucarate dehydratase family protein, with the protein MGERNSHIRTATAAPAPEALTVAEVRLTPILIADPPLLNTQGLHQPYTPRLIIEIITADGTTGVGETYGDTGYLDLAAPLAKALPGRSVSDLNGLSALAEQVCGVPAGVSDSVDVGGLRGVQTADKLRLSVISGFEVACLDALGKSLGLPVHALLGGKIRDRVEYSAYLFYKLAAHPGGRGESDDWGPALDPEGIVAQARRFAATYGFGSFKLKGGVFAPEQEIAAVRALAKAFPGQPLRLDPNGAWSVETSLRVADELGEVLEYLEDPTSTTDAMARVAAGTDVPLATNMCVTTLPEIEEAFRRGAVQVVLSDHHYWGGLRSTQQLAAICRTFGVGLSMHSNTHLGISLAAMTHVAATVPNLDYACDSHYPWQTEDVITERHVFEDGRLTVSDRPGLGVDLDQDALRTLHRRWLDDDGTMRDRDDVAAMREADPRWKSPTVPRW; encoded by the coding sequence ATGGGTGAACGTAATTCACATATACGGACAGCGACGGCGGCGCCCGCGCCGGAAGCGCTCACGGTCGCCGAGGTACGGCTGACCCCCATCCTCATCGCCGACCCGCCGCTGCTCAACACCCAGGGGCTCCACCAGCCGTACACCCCGCGGCTCATCATCGAGATCATCACCGCCGACGGTACGACCGGGGTGGGCGAGACCTACGGCGACACCGGCTATCTCGACCTCGCGGCGCCGCTGGCGAAGGCGCTCCCCGGCCGCTCGGTCAGCGATCTGAACGGCCTGAGCGCCCTCGCCGAGCAGGTCTGCGGCGTCCCCGCCGGCGTGTCGGACTCGGTGGACGTGGGCGGGCTGCGCGGCGTGCAGACCGCCGACAAGCTGCGGCTCTCGGTCATCTCCGGCTTCGAGGTCGCCTGCCTGGACGCGCTCGGCAAGTCGCTCGGCCTGCCCGTGCACGCGCTGCTCGGCGGCAAGATCCGCGACCGGGTGGAGTACAGCGCGTACCTCTTCTACAAGCTCGCCGCCCACCCGGGCGGCCGGGGCGAGTCCGACGACTGGGGGCCCGCGCTCGACCCGGAGGGCATCGTCGCCCAGGCCCGCCGTTTCGCCGCTACCTACGGCTTCGGCTCCTTCAAGCTCAAGGGCGGCGTCTTCGCGCCCGAGCAGGAGATCGCCGCCGTCCGCGCGCTGGCCAAGGCGTTCCCCGGGCAGCCGCTGCGGCTCGACCCCAACGGCGCCTGGTCGGTCGAGACCTCACTGCGGGTCGCGGACGAACTCGGCGAGGTGCTGGAGTACCTGGAGGACCCGACGAGCACGACCGACGCCATGGCCCGGGTCGCGGCGGGGACGGACGTCCCGCTGGCCACCAACATGTGCGTGACGACCCTGCCGGAGATCGAGGAGGCCTTCCGGCGCGGCGCAGTCCAGGTGGTGCTCTCCGACCACCACTACTGGGGCGGACTGCGCAGCACCCAGCAACTGGCCGCCATCTGCCGCACTTTCGGCGTCGGCCTGTCCATGCACTCCAACACCCACCTGGGCATCAGCCTGGCGGCCATGACGCATGTGGCGGCGACGGTCCCCAACCTCGACTACGCCTGCGACTCGCACTACCCGTGGCAGACCGAGGACGTCATCACCGAGCGCCATGTCTTCGAGGACGGCCGGCTCACCGTCTCCGACCGCCCGGGGCTCGGCGTCGACCTCGACCAGGACGCGCTGCGGACCCTGCACCGGCGCTGGCTGGACGACGACGGCACGATGCGCGACCGCGACGACGTCGCCGCGATGCGCGAGGCCGATCCGCGGTGGAAGTCCCCGACCGTACCGCGCTGGTGA
- a CDS encoding gluconokinase, protein MTAAPEKLPVIVVMGVSGSGKTTVGAMLAERLGVPYAEADEFHPPRNIAKMSSGRPLDDADRAPWLDAIAAWIVARGDSGGVVSCSALRRRYRDRLRADAPDVFFLHLDGPPGLIASRLAARIEHFMPSGLLRSQLDALEPLTPDEAGAVVSIEGGPQRITDRAMAVLPL, encoded by the coding sequence ATGACGGCCGCTCCCGAGAAGCTTCCCGTGATCGTGGTCATGGGGGTCTCCGGCTCCGGCAAGACGACGGTCGGCGCCATGCTGGCGGAACGGCTGGGCGTGCCCTACGCCGAGGCCGACGAGTTCCACCCGCCGCGCAACATCGCGAAGATGTCGTCGGGCCGGCCGCTGGACGACGCCGACCGCGCGCCCTGGCTCGACGCCATAGCGGCCTGGATCGTGGCGCGCGGCGACAGCGGCGGCGTGGTCAGCTGCTCGGCGCTGCGCCGCCGTTACCGGGACCGGCTGCGGGCCGACGCGCCCGATGTGTTCTTCCTCCACCTGGACGGGCCGCCGGGGCTCATCGCCTCCCGGCTGGCCGCGCGGATAGAGCACTTCATGCCGTCCGGCCTGCTGCGCTCCCAACTCGACGCCCTGGAACCGCTGACGCCGGACGAGGCGGGGGCGGTCGTCTCGATCGAGGGCGGGCCGCAGCGGATCACCGACCGGGCGATGGCCGTACTGCCGCTGTGA
- a CDS encoding FadR/GntR family transcriptional regulator: MSEQGSPRNRRERDTGASTSAGPVRGTAADTGTAGGGLHSRVLAELGPAIASGEHPPGTVLRIDALETRYGVSRTVIREAVRVLEAMHLVESRRRVGVTVRRTEEWNVFDPALIRWRLAGADRPRQLRSLTTLRAAVEPVAAGLAAAAADPGQCRELTLLAAEMAAAGRAADLAAYLVHDVAFHRVILEASGNEMFARLGDVVAEVLTGRTEHHVMFAAPDPAAVTLHVRVADAVRARDARAAEELMREICVGALRELDILAP; this comes from the coding sequence ATGTCTGAGCAGGGGTCGCCGCGCAACCGACGGGAACGGGACACGGGCGCGAGCACGAGCGCGGGCCCGGTCAGGGGCACAGCCGCCGACACCGGTACGGCCGGCGGCGGCCTGCACTCCCGGGTCCTGGCCGAACTCGGCCCCGCGATCGCCTCGGGCGAGCATCCACCCGGCACCGTACTGCGCATCGACGCGCTGGAGACCCGCTACGGCGTGTCGCGTACGGTCATCCGTGAGGCCGTACGCGTCCTGGAGGCCATGCACCTCGTGGAGTCCCGCCGCCGGGTCGGCGTCACCGTACGCCGGACCGAGGAGTGGAACGTCTTCGACCCCGCCCTCATCCGCTGGCGGCTCGCCGGCGCCGACCGCCCCCGCCAGCTGCGCTCGCTGACCACCCTGCGCGCGGCCGTGGAACCCGTCGCCGCCGGGCTCGCCGCCGCGGCCGCCGACCCCGGGCAGTGCCGTGAACTCACCCTGCTCGCGGCCGAGATGGCCGCGGCGGGCCGGGCGGCCGACCTGGCCGCGTACCTTGTGCACGACGTGGCCTTCCACCGGGTGATCCTGGAGGCGTCGGGCAACGAGATGTTCGCACGCCTCGGTGACGTGGTGGCCGAGGTGCTGACCGGGCGCACCGAGCACCACGTGATGTTCGCCGCCCCGGACCCGGCGGCCGTCACCCTGCACGTACGCGTCGCCGACGCCGTACGGGCCCGCGACGCCCGGGCCGCCGAGGAGCTGATGCGGGAGATCTGCGTGGGCGCCCTGCGCGAGCTGGACATCCTGGCGCCCTGA
- a CDS encoding DUF202 domain-containing protein, producing MTPAAPGGPTGSGGGSVVVETERDPGLQPERTRLAWRRTTLSWAVAAVLAGRQVLHRGGGVGAAVALCLAALVFLLFLRLAHLRITRLGAARPTMMSARVAAAVMACTVSLAILGAALVW from the coding sequence ATGACGCCCGCCGCCCCGGGCGGGCCCACGGGTTCCGGCGGGGGCTCGGTGGTGGTCGAGACCGAGCGCGACCCCGGTCTGCAACCGGAGCGGACCCGACTGGCATGGCGGCGTACGACGCTGTCGTGGGCGGTGGCGGCCGTGCTCGCGGGACGGCAGGTGCTGCACCGCGGCGGCGGGGTGGGCGCGGCGGTCGCGCTGTGCCTGGCCGCGCTGGTCTTCCTGCTCTTCCTGCGCCTCGCCCACCTGCGGATCACCCGGCTGGGCGCGGCCCGCCCGACGATGATGTCCGCGCGCGTCGCGGCCGCGGTGATGGCCTGCACGGTCTCCCTCGCGATCCTGGGCGCCGCCCTGGTCTGGTGA
- a CDS encoding YidH family protein — protein MSDDGGTGGIRESARLWFAPGRVQEGGSTPDYRFSLANERTFLAWIRTALALIGGGFAVDQFLTDHLTHWVRVALSLALLAGGVACTLRAVNHWVRCERAMRRGADLPTSRFPAALALLIAVIAVAMVAAVLFGWAG, from the coding sequence GTGAGCGACGACGGCGGGACGGGCGGCATACGGGAGTCGGCACGGCTGTGGTTCGCGCCGGGCCGGGTCCAGGAGGGCGGCTCGACGCCCGACTACCGCTTCTCGCTCGCCAACGAACGGACGTTCCTGGCCTGGATCCGTACCGCCCTCGCCCTGATCGGCGGCGGCTTCGCGGTCGACCAGTTCCTCACCGACCACCTCACGCACTGGGTACGGGTGGCGCTGTCGCTCGCGCTGCTGGCCGGGGGTGTGGCGTGCACACTGCGCGCGGTCAACCACTGGGTGCGCTGCGAGCGGGCGATGCGGCGCGGCGCGGACCTGCCGACCTCGCGTTTTCCGGCGGCACTGGCGCTGCTGATCGCGGTGATCGCGGTGGCGATGGTCGCCGCGGTCCTCTTCGGCTGGGCCGGATGA
- a CDS encoding DUF5937 family protein: MGARSVHRRRRAEVAPRPAAAGLDRGPLLDLVPPTGCTPDFITPPPCAGDLADELRALGATPAAEIRRELSVHGRPTARVEAMYDDPAAGVARLVAEITAYWELALAPYWPKVRAVLAADVFHQARRPAADGAEAVLGDLHPSVRWCAGTLTVERKICHAPTDLNDMGLVLVPSVFAWSSVSTTAAPPVAKQLFYPSRGAGSVWERERPPVSEAVAAVLGRTRALLLAEPAVPASTSELAGRTGLSAGGVSQHLTALRNAGIVSAHWVGPVGAVHADGGGGIPAGGRALRAPTPLDPNGPGALSRATAGPDGQPRPYNARRPHPRRRAVSGSRASA; encoded by the coding sequence ATGGGCGCGCGGTCGGTGCACCGCCGCCGGCGGGCGGAGGTCGCGCCGCGGCCGGCCGCCGCCGGGCTCGACCGGGGACCGCTCCTCGACCTCGTGCCGCCCACCGGCTGCACCCCCGACTTCATCACCCCGCCGCCCTGCGCCGGCGACCTCGCCGACGAGCTGCGGGCGCTGGGCGCGACCCCCGCCGCCGAGATCCGCCGCGAGCTGAGCGTCCACGGGAGGCCCACCGCCAGGGTCGAGGCGATGTACGACGACCCGGCCGCCGGTGTCGCACGGCTCGTCGCGGAGATCACCGCCTACTGGGAGCTGGCGCTCGCGCCCTACTGGCCCAAGGTGCGGGCGGTCCTGGCGGCCGATGTCTTCCACCAGGCGAGGCGGCCGGCCGCCGACGGGGCCGAGGCGGTGCTCGGCGATCTGCATCCGAGCGTCCGGTGGTGCGCGGGCACGCTCACCGTCGAGCGGAAGATCTGCCACGCGCCCACCGATCTGAACGACATGGGGCTGGTGCTCGTCCCCTCGGTCTTCGCCTGGTCGTCGGTGTCCACGACCGCGGCGCCGCCGGTCGCCAAGCAGCTCTTCTACCCCAGCCGGGGCGCCGGTTCGGTGTGGGAAAGGGAACGCCCTCCGGTCTCGGAGGCGGTGGCCGCCGTACTCGGCCGTACCCGGGCGCTGCTGCTCGCCGAGCCGGCCGTGCCCGCGTCCACCAGTGAACTGGCCGGGCGTACCGGGCTGTCGGCGGGCGGCGTCAGCCAGCACCTGACCGCGCTGCGGAACGCCGGGATCGTCTCGGCGCACTGGGTCGGGCCGGTCGGTGCTGTACATGCGGACGGCGGTGGCGGAATCCCTGCTGGCGGCCGGGCGTTGAGGGCGCCCACGCCGCTGGACCCAAACGGGCCGGGCGCGTTGAGCCGCGCGACGGCCGGTCCGGATGGGCAGCCGCGCCCGTACAACGCCCGTCGCCCGCACCCGCGTCGGCGGGCCGTCAGTGGTTCGCGCGCCAGCGCGTGA
- a CDS encoding NUDIX hydrolase, which produces MTASDDPAPDGRPPLSADEIIDIVDEHDRVVGTSPRGEAYAQGLRHRCAFILVRDAEDRIFVHRRTAQKLIFPGLYDMFVGGVLGAGESYDEAALREAEEELGVSGLPRPEPLFRFLYQDGPRTWWSALYEVRCELPVRPQVEEVAWHAFLSEEELTARLPEWEWVPDGLEAYRRLTRWRANH; this is translated from the coding sequence ATGACCGCATCTGACGACCCGGCGCCCGATGGCCGGCCCCCGCTGTCCGCCGACGAGATCATCGACATCGTGGACGAGCACGACCGTGTCGTCGGCACATCGCCACGCGGCGAGGCGTACGCCCAGGGGCTGCGGCACCGCTGCGCCTTCATCCTCGTCCGCGACGCCGAGGACCGGATCTTCGTCCACCGCCGGACCGCACAGAAGCTGATCTTCCCGGGCCTGTACGACATGTTCGTCGGCGGCGTGCTGGGCGCGGGCGAGTCCTACGACGAGGCGGCGCTGCGCGAGGCGGAGGAGGAGCTGGGCGTGAGCGGACTCCCGCGCCCCGAACCGCTGTTCCGCTTCCTGTACCAGGACGGGCCGCGTACGTGGTGGTCGGCGCTGTACGAGGTGCGGTGCGAACTCCCGGTACGGCCGCAGGTGGAGGAGGTGGCCTGGCACGCGTTCCTCTCCGAGGAGGAGTTGACGGCCCGGCTGCCGGAGTGGGAGTGGGTGCCGGACGGCCTGGAGGCGTACCGCCGCCTCACGCGCTGGCGCGCGAACCACTGA
- a CDS encoding acyclic terpene utilization AtuA family protein gives MTARQTPLRIANCSGYYGDRLSAAREMVEGGPIDVLTGDYLAELTMLLLWKARQRDPDGGYAASFLAQMRDVLGTCLERGIKIVVNAGGLDPAGLAAKLRELAALGGLHPSVAHVEGDDLLPRLPELQARGHDFAHLATGRPLAGSGVEPVTAHAYLGGWGIAAALRAGADVVICGRVTDASLVVGPAAWAFEWAEDDWDALAGAVTAGHIIECGTQATGGNYSFFTEIPDPVHPGFPIAELHPDGSSVITKHPGTGGAVTVGTVTAQLLYETGRPAYPNADVVARFDTVTLTQQGPDRVAVGPVTGEPAPATLKVCLNHRGGYRNSATFVLTGLDLDAKADFAEATLLDATGGPGGFAGYELRREHGGESDRLTLTVKDADPGRAGRGFFTAVAGTALASYPGLHLEHASPKPTEYGVHWPALIAAEEVGTVAVLANGTRLAVPRLPGRGSFAGTRADAVPPVPVSPVPPVDGGPRPERPRGYGPGTGRTVRLPLGTLVGARSGDKGGDANVGVWARDDETYAWLRGHLDVPRLRALLPETAALPVSRYELPNLRALNFVVHDLLGEGVAASTRADPQAKALGERLRACLTDIPEKLVDSLRIQNATLPKW, from the coding sequence GTGACCGCTCGCCAGACGCCCCTGCGTATCGCGAACTGCTCCGGTTACTACGGCGATCGGCTGTCGGCCGCCCGGGAGATGGTCGAGGGCGGGCCCATCGACGTACTGACCGGCGACTATCTCGCCGAGTTGACGATGCTGCTGCTGTGGAAGGCCCGGCAGCGCGACCCCGACGGCGGCTACGCGGCCTCCTTCCTCGCCCAGATGCGCGACGTACTCGGCACGTGCCTGGAGCGCGGCATCAAGATCGTGGTCAACGCGGGCGGCCTCGACCCCGCCGGCCTGGCCGCGAAACTCCGTGAACTCGCCGCGCTCGGCGGCCTGCACCCCTCCGTGGCCCATGTCGAGGGCGACGACCTGCTGCCCCGGCTGCCCGAACTCCAGGCACGCGGCCATGACTTCGCCCACCTGGCCACCGGCCGCCCGCTCGCGGGCTCCGGCGTCGAACCGGTCACCGCCCATGCCTACCTGGGCGGTTGGGGCATCGCGGCGGCGCTGCGCGCGGGCGCCGACGTGGTGATCTGCGGCCGGGTCACCGACGCGTCGCTGGTTGTCGGGCCCGCCGCCTGGGCCTTCGAATGGGCCGAGGACGACTGGGACGCGCTCGCCGGAGCCGTCACCGCGGGCCACATCATCGAGTGCGGCACCCAGGCGACCGGCGGCAACTACTCCTTCTTCACCGAGATTCCCGACCCCGTCCACCCCGGCTTCCCCATCGCCGAACTCCACCCCGACGGCTCCAGCGTCATCACCAAGCACCCCGGCACGGGCGGCGCGGTCACCGTCGGTACGGTCACCGCCCAACTCCTTTACGAAACAGGCCGTCCCGCCTACCCCAACGCCGATGTCGTGGCCCGCTTCGACACCGTGACGCTCACTCAGCAGGGCCCCGACCGGGTCGCGGTCGGACCCGTCACCGGCGAGCCCGCGCCCGCCACCCTCAAGGTCTGCCTCAACCACCGTGGCGGCTACCGCAATTCCGCCACCTTCGTTCTCACCGGCCTCGACCTCGACGCCAAGGCCGACTTCGCCGAGGCCACCCTGCTCGACGCGACCGGCGGCCCCGGCGGCTTCGCCGGCTACGAGCTGCGGCGCGAGCACGGCGGCGAGTCGGACCGGCTCACCCTCACCGTGAAGGACGCCGATCCGGGGCGGGCCGGCCGCGGCTTCTTCACCGCTGTCGCCGGAACCGCGCTCGCGTCCTACCCCGGGCTCCACCTGGAACACGCCTCGCCGAAGCCCACCGAGTACGGCGTCCACTGGCCCGCGCTGATCGCCGCGGAGGAGGTCGGGACCGTCGCCGTACTCGCAAACGGCACCCGGCTGGCCGTACCCCGGCTGCCCGGGCGCGGCAGCTTCGCCGGGACGCGCGCCGACGCCGTACCGCCCGTACCCGTATCTCCCGTGCCCCCGGTGGACGGTGGCCCGCGCCCGGAGCGGCCCCGGGGGTACGGGCCCGGGACCGGCCGTACCGTACGGCTGCCGCTCGGCACCCTGGTCGGCGCGCGGTCGGGTGACAAGGGCGGCGACGCGAACGTCGGGGTGTGGGCCCGCGACGACGAGACGTACGCCTGGCTGCGCGGCCATCTGGACGTACCCCGGCTGCGGGCCCTGCTCCCCGAGACGGCCGCGCTGCCGGTGAGCCGCTACGAGCTGCCGAATCTGCGGGCGCTGAATTTCGTCGTCCACGACCTGCTCGGGGAGGGGGTGGCCGCCTCCACCAGGGCGGATCCGCAGGCCAAGGCACTGGGCGAGCGGCTGCGCGCCTGCCTCACCGACATACCGGAGAAACTGGTCGATTCTTTGCGGATCCAGAACGCCACGTTGCCCAAGTGGTGA
- a CDS encoding pirin family protein — translation MSNLDVKPAATVSGGRDDVSASPVHELLTARTVPLGESTVVRRLLPNLGRRMVGAWCFIDHYGPDDIAHEPGMQVPPHPHIGLQTVSWLHQGEVLHRDSLGSKQTVRPRELGLMTSGRAIAHSEESPRDHARYLHGAQLWVALPDADRHTPPAFEHHAELPEVTGGNGLHATVILGELDGATSPGTTYSPLVGADLTLAGGTAARLPLVPDFEYAVLTMSGEAEVDGVRLAPGSMLYLGCGRRELALSADNDSALMLLGGEPFAEKLVMWWNFVARTGEEVARAREEWASGTAFGEVHGYDGPRLAAPALPPFPLKPRGRTH, via the coding sequence ATGAGCAACCTCGATGTGAAGCCGGCCGCCACCGTGTCCGGCGGCCGCGACGACGTGTCCGCCTCCCCGGTCCACGAACTGCTCACCGCCCGTACGGTCCCGCTCGGCGAGAGCACCGTGGTGCGGCGGCTACTGCCGAATCTGGGCCGCCGTATGGTCGGAGCTTGGTGCTTCATCGACCACTACGGCCCCGACGACATCGCCCACGAGCCGGGGATGCAGGTGCCGCCGCACCCGCACATCGGGCTCCAGACGGTCAGCTGGCTGCACCAGGGCGAGGTGCTGCACCGCGACAGCCTCGGCAGCAAGCAGACCGTACGGCCCCGCGAGCTGGGGCTGATGACCTCCGGCCGGGCCATCGCGCACTCCGAGGAGTCGCCGCGCGACCACGCCCGCTATCTGCACGGCGCCCAGTTGTGGGTGGCGCTGCCCGACGCCGACCGGCACACCCCGCCCGCCTTCGAACACCACGCGGAACTGCCCGAGGTGACCGGCGGCAACGGTCTGCACGCCACCGTGATCCTCGGCGAGCTGGACGGCGCGACCTCGCCCGGTACGACGTACTCGCCGCTGGTCGGCGCGGATCTCACGCTGGCCGGGGGCACGGCCGCCCGGCTCCCGCTGGTGCCCGACTTCGAGTACGCGGTCCTCACGATGTCCGGCGAGGCCGAGGTCGACGGGGTGCGGCTGGCGCCGGGCTCGATGCTCTACCTGGGCTGCGGCCGCCGCGAGCTGGCGCTGAGCGCGGACAACGACAGCGCGCTGATGCTGCTGGGCGGCGAACCGTTCGCCGAGAAGCTCGTCATGTGGTGGAACTTCGTGGCACGCACGGGGGAGGAGGTCGCGCGGGCGCGCGAGGAGTGGGCGAGCGGTACGGCCTTCGGCGAGGTCCACGGCTACGACGGCCCCCGTCTCGCGGCCCCGGCCCTCCCCCCGTTCCCCCTCAAACCCCGCGGCCGCACCCACTGA